A region of Pyxidicoccus parkwaysis DNA encodes the following proteins:
- a CDS encoding M4 family metallopeptidase, whose amino-acid sequence MVRTRILAALLVLPLTACEMSGDASSQDSQKPDELADVTSSLASMPGAEVIGRHDDGVPFLIRGRLGTVDSAVRGFAGADTVRAVSAALPGIAGSFRLRAEDLVVSRVSVDDQGFTHIRYSQTKNGLPVVGQELAVHLDKDGNIVMANGSARDGESGIASKARIAAQSAMTSALRSTVGTRLEIEGQPRLVYVRPTEGAKLTLAYEVVVTGEGASLPIRDHVFVDATTGAVADRVTDIHTALSRAVYSANNGTTLPGTLRRSEGGATTGDAHIDMNYDQLGFTYNCYKTVFGRDSYNNAGAQLKSSVHYSTNYVNAYWNGTQMVYGDGDGVQSGMLGKDADVTVHELTHAVTSSESNLTYSNESGALNEGMSDIFAAVCESWSTGWSTSADVWMIGEDIWTPGTAGDALRYMGNPTQDGSSKDYYPERYTGTSDNGGVHWNSGIANLAFKLLATGGTHPRGKTTVSVPGVGVEVAARIFYKANTDLFTASTTFAQAKTYTVTAAQQLGYSTAIQDSVTKAWEAVGVGVPTPCTLLTNGVALTGLSGATGSQQFFCIDVPASKASTFAISGGTGDADMYVKYNAAPTTTSYDCRPYLTGNAESCSIAAKTTSGRFYIMLNAYSTYSGVSLKATY is encoded by the coding sequence TTGGTTCGAACCCGTATCCTTGCCGCACTGCTGGTCCTCCCCCTGACCGCGTGCGAGATGAGTGGTGACGCGTCGTCTCAGGACTCCCAGAAGCCTGACGAGCTCGCGGACGTGACGAGCTCGCTGGCCTCCATGCCCGGCGCCGAGGTCATCGGCCGGCATGACGATGGCGTTCCGTTCCTCATCCGCGGCCGCCTGGGTACGGTGGACAGCGCGGTGCGCGGCTTCGCGGGTGCGGACACGGTGCGCGCCGTCAGCGCCGCGCTGCCGGGCATTGCCGGCTCCTTCCGCCTGCGCGCCGAGGACCTGGTGGTGAGCCGGGTCAGCGTGGACGACCAGGGCTTTACGCACATCCGCTACAGCCAGACGAAGAATGGCCTGCCCGTGGTGGGCCAGGAGTTGGCCGTCCACCTGGACAAGGACGGCAACATCGTCATGGCCAACGGCTCGGCCCGTGACGGCGAGTCTGGCATTGCCTCCAAGGCGCGCATCGCCGCCCAGTCCGCGATGACGTCCGCCCTGCGCAGCACCGTGGGCACCCGCCTGGAGATTGAGGGCCAGCCGCGCCTCGTCTACGTGCGCCCGACCGAGGGCGCGAAGCTGACGCTGGCCTACGAGGTGGTGGTGACGGGTGAGGGCGCCAGCCTGCCCATCCGCGACCACGTCTTCGTGGACGCCACCACGGGCGCCGTCGCCGACCGCGTCACCGACATCCACACGGCCCTCAGCCGCGCCGTGTACAGCGCCAACAACGGCACCACGCTGCCGGGCACCCTGCGCCGCAGCGAGGGCGGGGCCACCACGGGCGACGCGCACATCGACATGAACTACGACCAGCTCGGGTTCACGTACAACTGCTACAAGACGGTGTTCGGCCGCGACTCGTACAACAACGCGGGCGCGCAGCTGAAGAGCTCGGTGCACTACAGCACCAACTACGTCAACGCCTACTGGAACGGCACCCAGATGGTGTACGGCGACGGCGACGGCGTGCAGTCCGGCATGCTCGGCAAGGACGCCGACGTGACGGTGCACGAGCTGACGCACGCCGTGACGTCCTCCGAGTCCAACCTGACGTACTCCAACGAGTCCGGCGCGCTCAACGAGGGCATGTCCGACATCTTCGCGGCGGTGTGCGAGTCCTGGTCCACCGGCTGGTCCACCAGCGCGGACGTGTGGATGATTGGCGAGGACATCTGGACGCCGGGCACCGCGGGTGACGCCCTCCGCTACATGGGCAACCCGACGCAGGACGGCTCGTCGAAGGACTACTACCCCGAGCGCTACACGGGCACCTCCGACAACGGCGGCGTGCACTGGAACTCGGGTATCGCCAACCTGGCGTTCAAGCTGCTCGCCACGGGCGGCACGCACCCGCGCGGCAAGACGACGGTGAGCGTGCCGGGCGTGGGCGTGGAAGTGGCCGCGCGCATCTTCTACAAGGCCAACACGGACCTCTTCACGGCGTCCACCACGTTCGCCCAGGCGAAGACGTACACGGTGACGGCGGCGCAGCAGCTCGGCTACAGCACGGCCATCCAGGACTCGGTGACGAAGGCCTGGGAAGCGGTGGGCGTGGGCGTGCCGACGCCCTGCACCCTGCTGACCAACGGCGTGGCCCTGACGGGTCTCTCCGGTGCGACGGGCTCGCAGCAGTTCTTCTGCATCGACGTGCCGGCCTCGAAGGCGTCCACCTTCGCCATCAGCGGCGGCACGGGTGATGCGGACATGTACGTGAAGTACAACGCGGCCCCGACGACGACCTCGTACGACTGCCGCCCGTACCTCACCGGCAACGCCGAGTCGTGCAGCATCGCCGCGAAGACGACGTCCGGCCGCTTCTACATCATGCTGAACGCCTACTCGACGTACAGCGGCGTCTCGCTCAAGGCGACCTACTAG
- the holA gene encoding DNA polymerase III subunit delta — protein sequence MSAELDEVLAEVKAGKVAPLYLLWGEEFLVRKGADDLVKTLVPDAAMGLNLAVLDAGSPREVASELATLPLFPGRKVVLVRDPEFLAPKKGRGDALGKAREAWKAGKRKEGARRLLALAARAGWGVEQLDPGAPRAPTVEQWKDELNVDLAEADLAFLREAAAFCREERISAPEGDTSALLELIQKGVPAGHALVMAASEVDAKNPLVKLAQDKGHVVERKVAARHKDLDLSDIAKEFLAPFKKKLGPGALDELKERIGGNIRLLQSELEKLATYSEGPAIEKSDVAMLVHHAREEEFFELSEALQKRDFAGALAYAEDAMGQGTHALQLLGAVASIVRSLLESHEWLWRYAGGNPPRTAKDVEARVLPRLETELKGTKRKMPNAWALTFSMKAAAGYERKELLGALVACAEADLALKSSANGRLVIERLLATVCIRA from the coding sequence GTGAGTGCCGAGCTCGACGAGGTGCTGGCGGAGGTGAAGGCGGGCAAGGTGGCGCCGCTGTACCTCCTGTGGGGCGAGGAGTTCCTCGTCCGCAAGGGCGCCGATGATTTGGTGAAGACGCTGGTGCCGGACGCGGCCATGGGCCTCAACCTGGCCGTGCTGGACGCGGGCAGCCCGCGCGAGGTGGCGTCGGAATTGGCCACGCTGCCGCTGTTCCCCGGGCGCAAGGTGGTGCTGGTGAGGGACCCGGAGTTCCTCGCGCCGAAGAAGGGCCGCGGGGACGCGCTGGGCAAGGCGCGCGAGGCGTGGAAGGCGGGCAAGCGGAAGGAGGGCGCGCGGCGGCTCTTGGCGCTGGCGGCGCGCGCGGGCTGGGGTGTGGAGCAGCTGGACCCGGGCGCGCCCAGGGCTCCGACGGTGGAGCAGTGGAAGGACGAGCTGAACGTGGACCTCGCGGAGGCGGACCTCGCCTTCCTGCGCGAGGCCGCCGCCTTCTGCCGCGAGGAGCGCATCTCCGCGCCCGAGGGCGACACGTCCGCGCTGCTGGAGCTCATCCAGAAGGGCGTGCCGGCGGGCCATGCGCTCGTCATGGCGGCGTCGGAGGTGGACGCCAAGAATCCGCTGGTGAAGCTGGCCCAGGACAAGGGCCACGTCGTCGAGCGCAAGGTGGCCGCGCGCCACAAGGACCTGGACCTCTCCGACATCGCCAAGGAGTTCCTGGCGCCCTTCAAGAAGAAGCTGGGCCCCGGCGCGCTGGACGAGTTGAAGGAGCGCATCGGCGGCAACATCCGCCTGCTCCAGTCCGAGCTGGAGAAGCTGGCCACCTACTCGGAAGGGCCGGCAATCGAGAAGTCGGACGTGGCGATGCTCGTCCACCACGCCCGCGAGGAGGAGTTCTTCGAGCTGTCCGAGGCGCTGCAGAAGCGCGACTTCGCCGGGGCGCTCGCCTACGCCGAGGACGCGATGGGGCAGGGCACCCACGCGCTGCAGTTGCTGGGCGCGGTGGCCTCCATCGTCCGCTCGCTCCTGGAGAGCCACGAGTGGCTGTGGCGCTACGCGGGCGGCAACCCGCCGCGCACGGCGAAGGACGTGGAGGCGCGCGTGCTTCCCCGCCTGGAGACGGAGCTGAAGGGCACGAAGCGGAAGATGCCCAACGCGTGGGCGCTCACCTTCAGCATGAAGGCCGCGGCCGGCTACGAGCGGAAGGAACTGCTGGGCGCGCTGGTGGCGTGCGCGGAGGCAGACCTCGCGCTCAAGTCGTCCGCCAACGGGCGGCTGGTGATTGAGCGTCTGCTGGCCACGGTGTGTATCCGGGCCTGA
- the holB gene encoding DNA polymerase III subunit delta', with amino-acid sequence MTLASVLGQPRAIDALQAALRGGAVHHAYLFAGPEGVGKEVAAVGLAQALTCPEQPDVGCGTCASCVRVAKGLHPDVTWVMPDEERVARGLAGRSDFTGTPSRELRVEQIRNLQERLALRGLESKRKVAILVSAETMNVQAQNAFLKTLEEPPSETTLILVASAMDRLLPTIRSRCSKVHFGPLPVELVAKRVQEERKLDADTAALAAVMAGGSLGRALALDLDALSQRKDVITAFESLRGEDAVGLLRFAEAHGGSREEAEGALELLVLWTRDVALARAGLEAGLANRDLTELAREVAARSSEAMLHRRHALLEGARAAIARNGAPRLQLERMLIELFTEAAR; translated from the coding sequence ATGACGCTGGCATCGGTGCTGGGACAGCCGCGCGCGATTGATGCACTCCAGGCGGCACTGCGCGGAGGCGCGGTGCACCATGCGTATCTCTTCGCCGGGCCGGAGGGTGTGGGCAAGGAGGTGGCCGCGGTGGGCCTGGCCCAGGCGCTCACGTGCCCCGAGCAACCGGACGTGGGCTGCGGCACCTGCGCGAGCTGCGTGCGCGTGGCCAAGGGGCTGCATCCGGACGTCACCTGGGTGATGCCGGACGAGGAGCGCGTGGCGCGCGGGCTGGCGGGGCGCTCGGACTTCACGGGCACGCCCAGCCGCGAGCTGCGCGTGGAGCAGATTCGAAACCTCCAGGAGCGGCTCGCGCTGCGCGGCCTGGAGTCGAAGCGCAAGGTGGCGATTCTCGTCTCCGCCGAGACGATGAACGTGCAGGCTCAGAACGCCTTCCTGAAGACGCTGGAGGAGCCGCCCTCGGAAACCACGCTCATCCTGGTGGCCAGCGCCATGGACAGGCTGTTGCCCACCATCCGCAGCCGGTGCAGCAAGGTGCACTTCGGCCCGCTGCCGGTGGAGCTCGTCGCGAAGCGCGTGCAGGAGGAGCGCAAGCTGGACGCGGACACCGCCGCGCTCGCGGCCGTCATGGCCGGGGGCAGCCTGGGCCGCGCGCTGGCGTTGGATTTGGACGCGCTGTCGCAGCGCAAGGATGTCATCACCGCCTTCGAGTCGCTGCGCGGCGAGGACGCGGTGGGCCTGCTTCGCTTCGCGGAAGCGCATGGCGGCTCGCGCGAGGAGGCGGAAGGCGCGCTGGAGCTGCTGGTGCTGTGGACGCGCGACGTGGCGCTGGCGCGGGCGGGGCTGGAGGCGGGGCTCGCCAACCGCGACTTGACGGAGCTGGCGCGCGAGGTGGCGGCGCGCTCGTCCGAGGCGATGTTGCACCGGCGGCACGCGCTGCTGGAGGGCGCGCGCGCGGCGATTGCTCGCAACGGCGCGCCGAGGCTCCAGCTCGAGCGCATGCTGATTGAGCTGTTCACGGAGGCCGCACGGTGA
- a CDS encoding mechanosensitive ion channel family protein has translation MFPFLQSNLSLAVGALLAMALLAVRTTTSDKDLQRDLNGAIRLLFAFLILRMAAWAIPDTAPKVLLKAVRVGWMLTFAFGVIRASVGFGLKLMRLRARAVAMPKILRDVVDFSLYALAAVPILKTQLALDLTGLVATSAVLSVVVGLALQETLGNLFAGLSLQLDAPFEVGHIIRIGDHTGRVVHIGWRSIRLSSFRREVVTLPNSMVAKERVQNFTESQEPVGVDVTLTLSYDAPPNHVKAVLLDVMKEVPQILVAPPPQARTLSYEESGIRYMVRFFLADYGLADMVKEDLHTRLWYRLRRENIEIPYPQRTVHVRQQVAHAELSEDTVRGLLRQVDIFQPLGAEDLDQLRQEVLVRRFGKGERIIHEGDDGRTFYVLASGEVSVRAGKLQAEVTRLGRGGYFGEMSLLTGEKRAATVVAVEDSLLLEVDRPTFARMFEQYPGLARQLSALLAQRRTQLRALAQAGGAGGADPIPAEVGRILGRLRQIFGLAATHD, from the coding sequence TTGTTTCCCTTCCTCCAGAGCAACCTGTCCCTCGCCGTGGGCGCATTGCTGGCGATGGCACTGCTGGCGGTCCGCACCACCACCTCCGACAAGGACCTGCAGCGGGATTTGAACGGAGCCATCCGGCTGCTCTTCGCCTTCCTCATCCTGAGGATGGCGGCGTGGGCGATTCCGGACACGGCGCCCAAGGTGCTGCTGAAGGCGGTGCGCGTCGGGTGGATGCTGACGTTCGCCTTTGGCGTCATCCGCGCGAGCGTGGGCTTCGGGCTGAAGCTGATGCGGCTGCGCGCCCGCGCGGTGGCGATGCCGAAAATCCTCCGGGACGTCGTCGACTTCTCGCTCTACGCGCTGGCGGCGGTGCCCATCCTCAAGACGCAGCTCGCGCTGGACCTCACGGGGCTGGTGGCCACGTCCGCGGTGCTGTCCGTCGTGGTGGGCCTCGCGCTCCAGGAGACGCTGGGCAACCTCTTCGCCGGCCTGTCGCTGCAGCTCGACGCGCCCTTCGAGGTGGGCCACATCATCCGCATCGGTGACCATACCGGCCGCGTGGTGCACATCGGCTGGCGCTCCATCCGCCTGTCCAGCTTCCGGCGGGAGGTCGTCACCCTGCCCAACAGCATGGTGGCGAAGGAGCGGGTGCAGAACTTCACCGAGAGCCAGGAGCCCGTCGGCGTCGACGTAACGCTGACGCTGTCCTACGACGCGCCGCCCAACCACGTGAAGGCAGTGCTCCTCGACGTGATGAAGGAGGTTCCGCAAATCCTGGTGGCGCCGCCGCCGCAGGCGCGCACGCTGTCGTACGAGGAATCCGGCATCCGCTACATGGTGCGGTTCTTCCTCGCGGACTACGGGCTGGCGGACATGGTGAAGGAGGATTTGCACACGCGGCTCTGGTACCGGCTGCGGCGGGAGAACATCGAGATTCCGTATCCACAGCGCACGGTGCACGTGCGGCAGCAGGTGGCGCACGCGGAGCTGTCCGAGGACACGGTGCGCGGGCTGTTGCGCCAGGTGGACATCTTCCAGCCGCTGGGCGCCGAGGACCTGGACCAGCTGCGCCAGGAGGTGCTGGTGCGCCGCTTCGGCAAGGGCGAGCGCATCATCCACGAGGGCGACGACGGCCGGACGTTCTACGTGCTCGCCTCCGGCGAGGTGAGCGTGCGGGCCGGGAAGCTCCAGGCCGAGGTGACGCGGCTGGGGCGCGGCGGCTACTTCGGAGAGATGTCGCTTTTGACGGGCGAGAAGCGCGCGGCCACGGTGGTGGCGGTGGAGGACTCGCTGCTCCTGGAGGTGGACCGGCCCACCTTCGCGCGCATGTTCGAGCAGTACCCCGGGCTGGCGCGTCAGCTCTCCGCCCTGCTCGCCCAGCGGCGCACCCAGCTGCGCGCCCTGGCGCAGGCGGGCGGGGCCGGAGGCGCGGACCCCATCCCCGCCGAGGTGGGCCGCATCCTCGGACGGCTGCGGCAGATTTTCGGCCTGGCCGCCACGCACGACTGA
- a CDS encoding MATE family efflux transporter, with translation MEVAVPSSEAVPHREVPLSLFRLTWPILLELLLFMLMGTADTLMLSGVSDDAVSAVGVVNQYVFICILIMEVIGNGAAIVVSQYLGARRTREASRIAALAISLNLGLGVAVSTGLLTFGDRILGGMNLHGEVLTYARTYLHIVGGFLFLQALINVFSSLIRTYGFTKQSMLVSLGMNVLHVGCNFALIFGHFGLPALGVAGAAVSTVMSRAVALGVFVWMLYRVMPERMVPRDYVTFSLEYVRKILKVGVPSAVEQLTYQACQTVFLYYVTFLGPVALAARQYAHSISQYIYLCSLALGLGTSILVGRLVGARRTDDAYREALHGLKWALGITVVVDLAIILVRMPLIRLFTDNADILHVAAQVIVIGFMLETGRAFNLVLINGLRAAGDATFTVYMGFLSMACMSLPLGYFLVFKLGLGLSGVWLAVAADEWVRGITMWMRWRSRAWERKSLVGPAMSTEPVVAHAGA, from the coding sequence ATGGAAGTCGCAGTGCCGTCGTCCGAAGCAGTGCCACACCGTGAAGTCCCCCTGAGCCTGTTCCGGCTCACCTGGCCCATCCTCCTGGAGCTGCTGCTCTTCATGCTGATGGGCACCGCGGACACGCTGATGCTCAGCGGCGTGTCCGACGACGCCGTCTCCGCCGTGGGCGTCGTCAATCAGTACGTCTTCATCTGCATCCTCATCATGGAGGTCATCGGCAACGGCGCGGCCATCGTCGTGTCGCAGTACCTCGGCGCGCGCAGGACGCGGGAGGCCTCGCGCATCGCCGCGCTGGCCATCTCGCTGAATCTGGGGCTCGGCGTCGCCGTGAGCACCGGGCTGTTGACCTTCGGTGACCGCATCCTCGGCGGCATGAATCTGCACGGCGAGGTGCTGACCTACGCGAGGACGTACCTGCACATCGTCGGCGGGTTCCTCTTCCTCCAGGCGCTCATCAACGTCTTCTCCAGTCTCATCCGCACGTATGGCTTCACGAAGCAGTCGATGCTCGTCTCGCTGGGGATGAACGTGCTGCACGTGGGCTGCAACTTCGCGCTCATCTTCGGCCACTTCGGGCTGCCCGCGCTGGGCGTGGCGGGCGCGGCCGTCTCCACCGTGATGAGCCGCGCCGTCGCGCTCGGCGTCTTCGTGTGGATGCTCTACCGCGTCATGCCCGAGCGCATGGTGCCGCGCGACTACGTGACATTCTCACTGGAGTACGTGCGGAAGATTCTCAAGGTGGGCGTGCCCTCCGCGGTGGAGCAGCTCACGTATCAGGCGTGCCAGACGGTGTTCCTGTACTACGTGACGTTCCTCGGCCCCGTGGCGCTGGCGGCGCGGCAGTACGCGCACTCCATCTCGCAGTACATCTACCTGTGCAGCCTGGCGCTCGGCCTGGGCACGTCCATCCTCGTGGGCCGGCTGGTGGGCGCGCGCCGCACGGACGACGCGTACCGCGAGGCCCTGCATGGACTGAAGTGGGCGCTCGGCATCACCGTGGTGGTGGACCTGGCCATCATCCTGGTGCGCATGCCGCTCATCCGCCTGTTCACGGACAACGCGGACATCCTCCACGTGGCGGCCCAGGTCATCGTCATCGGCTTCATGTTGGAGACGGGGCGGGCCTTCAACCTCGTGCTCATCAACGGGCTGCGGGCCGCGGGCGATGCCACGTTCACCGTCTACATGGGCTTTTTGTCCATGGCCTGCATGAGCCTGCCGCTGGGCTACTTCCTCGTCTTCAAGCTGGGGCTGGGCCTGTCCGGCGTGTGGCTCGCCGTCGCGGCGGACGAGTGGGTGCGCGGCATCACCATGTGGATGCGCTGGCGGAGCCGGGCCTGGGAGAGGAAGTCGCTGGTGGGGCCGGCGATGAGCACCGAGCCCGTCGTGGCGCACGCGGGCGCCTGA
- a CDS encoding Rieske (2Fe-2S) protein — translation MSNAAHPPRERLTETPPGVKLLPVAALQDPGARNLVLQIGDAYFHGFLVRTGEEVHGYVDRCPHAGLPLAQKLDQYLTPDKQLIVCSWHGALFQPKDGRCVGGPCAGARLTPWPVKVEGGYVVTT, via the coding sequence TTGAGCAATGCGGCACACCCGCCTCGCGAGAGGCTCACCGAGACGCCGCCGGGCGTGAAGTTGCTCCCGGTGGCGGCGCTCCAGGACCCGGGTGCGCGCAACCTCGTGCTGCAGATTGGCGACGCGTACTTCCACGGCTTCCTGGTGCGCACCGGGGAAGAGGTCCACGGCTACGTGGACCGCTGCCCGCACGCGGGCCTGCCGCTGGCGCAGAAGCTGGACCAGTACCTCACGCCCGACAAGCAGCTCATCGTCTGCTCCTGGCACGGTGCGCTGTTCCAGCCGAAGGACGGGCGTTGCGTTGGAGGCCCGTGCGCGGGCGCGCGGCTCACGCCCTGGCCGGTGAAGGTCGAGGGCGGCTACGTCGTCACGACGTGA
- the hmgA gene encoding homogentisate 1,2-dioxygenase: MTTDNQSGAGSRGELKQAPGGYLSGFGNEFATEAVPGALPQGQNSPQRAPYGLYAEQLSGSAFTAPRRENRRSWLYRIRPSANHPAFEPHPQGLVRSGPFDEVPVSPNRLRWSPQPAPAGKVDFVEGLVTYAGNGDPATGAGISIHLYAANTSMVDRVFQDADGELLLVPQAGRLRLVTEMGVLDLAPGDVGVVPRGVRFRAEVPDGKAAGYICENHGAFFRLPDLGPIGANGLANPRDFLTPVAAYEDVDRPTTVIQKFAGKLWASRFDHSPLDVVAWHGNLAPYKYDLARFNTINTVSYDHPDPSIFTVLTSPSEIPGTANCDFVIFPPRWMVAEHTFRPPWFHRNVMSEFMGLVQGVYDAKAGGFAPGGASLHNCMSGHGPDQASYEGAINADLKPHKIKDTLAFMFESRWVIRPTRFAMETPALQSDYDHCWSGFQKAKLP; encoded by the coding sequence GTGACCACCGACAATCAATCCGGGGCCGGCTCGCGAGGCGAGCTGAAGCAGGCACCCGGCGGCTACCTCTCTGGCTTCGGCAACGAGTTCGCGACCGAGGCCGTCCCGGGCGCGCTCCCTCAGGGCCAGAACTCGCCGCAGCGGGCGCCGTACGGGCTGTATGCCGAGCAGCTGTCGGGCTCGGCCTTCACCGCGCCGCGCCGGGAGAACCGGCGCTCGTGGCTCTACCGCATCCGCCCGAGCGCCAATCACCCGGCCTTCGAGCCGCATCCGCAGGGGCTCGTGCGCAGCGGTCCGTTCGACGAGGTGCCCGTCTCGCCCAACCGCCTTCGCTGGAGTCCGCAACCTGCGCCCGCGGGTAAGGTGGACTTCGTTGAGGGGCTCGTCACCTACGCCGGCAACGGCGACCCGGCGACGGGCGCGGGCATCAGCATCCACCTGTATGCGGCCAACACGTCCATGGTGGACCGCGTGTTCCAGGACGCGGACGGTGAGCTGCTACTCGTGCCGCAGGCGGGGCGGCTGCGCCTCGTCACGGAGATGGGCGTGCTGGACCTGGCGCCCGGCGACGTGGGCGTGGTGCCGCGCGGCGTGCGCTTCCGCGCGGAGGTGCCGGACGGCAAGGCCGCCGGTTACATCTGTGAGAACCACGGTGCGTTCTTCCGGCTGCCGGACCTGGGGCCCATCGGAGCGAACGGCCTCGCGAATCCGCGCGACTTCCTGACGCCCGTGGCGGCGTACGAGGACGTGGACCGGCCGACGACGGTCATCCAGAAGTTCGCCGGGAAGCTCTGGGCCTCGAGGTTCGACCACTCGCCGCTGGACGTGGTGGCGTGGCACGGCAACCTGGCGCCGTACAAGTACGACCTGGCGCGCTTCAACACCATCAACACGGTGAGCTACGACCACCCGGACCCGTCCATCTTCACGGTGCTGACGTCGCCGAGTGAAATCCCGGGCACGGCCAACTGCGACTTCGTCATCTTCCCGCCCCGGTGGATGGTGGCCGAGCACACCTTCCGGCCGCCCTGGTTCCACCGCAACGTGATGAGCGAGTTCATGGGGCTGGTGCAGGGCGTCTACGACGCCAAGGCCGGCGGCTTCGCTCCGGGCGGCGCGTCGCTGCACAACTGCATGAGCGGCCACGGCCCGGACCAGGCGAGCTACGAGGGCGCCATCAACGCGGACCTGAAGCCGCACAAAATCAAGGACACGCTGGCCTTCATGTTCGAGTCGCGCTGGGTCATCCGCCCCACGCGCTTCGCGATGGAGACGCCCGCGCTCCAGTCCGACTACGACCACTGCTGGTCGGGCTTCCAGAAGGCGAAGCTGCCCTGA
- the hppD gene encoding 4-hydroxyphenylpyruvate dioxygenase, with product MVDTAENPLGLNGFEFVEFTSPAPEVMVKLLERLGFTAYSKHPTKDLIRFKQGDINLLVNREPTGQVAEFRVAHGPSASGMAFRVANARTAYEMALERGAKAANPARGALGEGSYVLEGIGGSLLYLVDRYGPKGTIYDAWTKFPGADESEAKNSVGLETLDHLTHNVRRGQMRTWSSFYNRIFGFTEQKYFDIKGQATGLFSQAMIAPDKAIRIPLNESQDDKSQIEEFIRQYNGEGIQHLALTTRDIYGTVERLRQRGVALQDTIDTYYDLVDKRIPNHGEDLERMRKNRILIDGSEQEGLLLQIFTENLFGPIFFEIIQRKGNEGFGNGNFQALFESIELDQIRRGVIKVDKAR from the coding sequence ATGGTGGATACGGCTGAGAATCCTCTTGGGCTGAATGGCTTCGAGTTCGTGGAGTTCACGAGCCCCGCCCCCGAAGTGATGGTGAAGCTGCTGGAGCGGCTGGGCTTCACCGCGTATTCCAAGCATCCGACCAAGGACCTGATTCGCTTCAAGCAGGGTGACATCAACCTGCTCGTCAACCGCGAGCCCACCGGTCAGGTCGCCGAGTTCCGCGTCGCGCACGGCCCGTCCGCCAGCGGCATGGCCTTCCGCGTGGCCAATGCCCGCACCGCGTACGAGATGGCGCTGGAGCGCGGCGCCAAGGCCGCCAACCCCGCCCGCGGCGCGCTGGGCGAGGGCTCCTATGTGCTGGAGGGCATCGGCGGCAGCCTGCTGTATCTCGTCGACCGCTACGGCCCGAAGGGCACCATCTACGACGCGTGGACCAAGTTCCCCGGCGCGGACGAGTCCGAGGCGAAGAACAGCGTGGGCCTGGAGACGCTGGACCACCTGACGCACAACGTGCGCCGTGGCCAGATGCGCACCTGGTCGTCCTTCTACAACCGCATCTTCGGCTTCACCGAGCAGAAGTACTTCGACATCAAGGGCCAGGCGACGGGCCTGTTCAGCCAGGCGATGATTGCCCCGGACAAGGCCATCCGGATTCCCCTCAACGAGAGCCAGGACGACAAGTCCCAGATTGAGGAGTTCATCCGCCAGTACAACGGCGAGGGCATCCAGCACCTGGCCCTGACGACGCGCGACATCTACGGCACGGTGGAGCGCCTGCGTCAGCGCGGCGTGGCCCTGCAGGACACCATCGACACGTATTACGACCTCGTCGACAAGCGCATCCCGAACCACGGCGAGGACCTGGAGCGGATGCGGAAGAATCGCATCCTCATCGACGGCTCCGAGCAGGAAGGCCTGCTGCTGCAGATCTTCACGGAGAACCTCTTCGGGCCCATCTTCTTCGAGATCATCCAGCGCAAGGGCAACGAGGGCTTCGGCAACGGCAACTTCCAGGCGCTCTTCGAGTCCATCGAGCTGGACCAGATTCGCCGCGGCGTCATCAAGGTCGACAAGGCCCGCTGA